A genomic window from Leishmania major strain Friedlin complete genome, chromosome 16 includes:
- a CDS encoding putative fucose kinase, giving the protein MNVSFLFSLPCNLAEFKGAAKLLADAAALPLRECGAKGGVAVPGLFCGCDPEGRPLGSGGGTVHLLHACYVDEQRHAPASAKRSFLSWLRLADNDGRVIVHAGGLSRRLPAYAAMGKALLPLPPRRWHRGSQLSRTLLSTQVPMYREIVAMAPARLRTLIACGDVCVDARGALPSLAHFADSDVLCFGINADASLLQDYGVLFTARERPLDLDYMLQKPSLDEVRRRVAEGRHSVLLDVGMWMLSDRAVEVLTRKCLGGALDAEDATDGGYDGHRCTAVRTAYDLYSEFASALGNNAPIADPEIAGLKASVVELRDAEFLHYGTNRQLISAVATLQGRESPTPPWSWGTPLDGVLAPERGGGGEELDFAAGDAMPLLATPSSVIVQNSVVLAPLDGSAAAAAADAPAGAPLSPVRHLWVESSWVGARWALRDQHILTGVPRNDWALALPPGACVSVVPVLPAALGGCGDGAVPHAARPYHMDDAFCGDVRSGSTMYMGVRLHDWLSSRGFSVAELYPAARAADGGAAQPLDMYEAALFPVCATEQQLGDFLYVATLPLEAATGGCAGVDAARLAAGQAVWRTQPRVSAMDLLRLTDVPAMLRNSEYYERRMLTLMLALVAGDPAAPRARSPVLPGPMVALLQQQFFLLDLNRVAQRVVELGVPLPRHSGPTEWWGGVDAAGNAVALSRQVAPAAPFAKGAAASAGSWAQVFSDEGSPSGGGRGAPLCTAPGRIVAAHYHAFASRLMELALEAMDAAEPPVSAAEKARRLALLRASSAEEARSLVALHDAAALAELRAAIMDSFPDERHDPEMSVHLDQIIWGRCPIRIDVAGAWTDTPPYAILSGGSVINVAVELNGQPPVQVYVRVREDPIIMMHSIDSGEQLSVSSFDEIRTYATMQNPFSIPKAALALCGFLPEFCATEYATLREQLAARFGGHGLEISLFVAIPTGSGLGTSSIVAGTVLRSLAEFCKLPWDNHDVCRRVLLIEQMLTAGGGWQDQYGGLFEGLKLVQCVPGLPCLPTVRWMPDSVYTDPRFAACHLLYYTGITRMAKGILGEIVRDVLLNNGATLQLLREMGGPTTAAMYDAITTGNYKGYARLVHRTWEQKKRLDDGVCNPTVQSIVDIVEPYVWGLTLPGAGGGGYMYMCAKDEACARRIRELLTANPPNGNARFVEMSVSASGLQISRS; this is encoded by the coding sequence ATGAACGTGAGCTTTCTCTTCAGCCTCCCCTGCAACCTGGCGGAGTTCAAGGGagcggcgaagctgctggcGGACGCGGCTGCGCTCCCTTTGAGGGAGTGCGGTGCGAagggcggcgtggcggtgccTGGGCTGTTCTGTGGGTGTGACCCGGAGGGCAGGCCGCTGGGCTCCGGCGGTGGCAcggtgcacctgctgcacgcATGCTACGTGGacgagcagcgccacgcaccTGCGTCCGCGAAGAGGTCGTTCCTGTcgtggctgcggctggcGGACAACGATGGCCGCGTGATTGTGCACGCTGGCGGCCTGAGCCGCCGCCTGCCGGCGTACGCGGCGATGggcaaggcgctgctgccgctgccgccgcgccggtggCACCGTGGCAGCCAGCTGTCTCGCACGCTGCTCTCGACGCAGGTGCCGATGTACCGGGAGATagtggcgatggcgcctgcgcgcctgcgcacgctgATTGCGTGCGGCGACGTGTGCGTGGATGCGAGgggtgcgctgccgtcgctggcgcaCTTCGCGGACAGTGACGTGCTGTGCTTTGGCATTAACGCAGACGCGAGCCTCTTGCAGGACTACGGCGTGCTCTTCACTGCACGCGAGAGGCCACTCGACCTGGACTACATGTTGCAGAAGCCGTCGCTGGATGAGGTCCGCCGGCGCGTGGCGGAGGGCAGGCACTCGGTTCTTCTGGATGTGGGCATGTGGATGCTGAGCGAccgcgcggtggaggtgctgacTCGCAAGTGTCTGGGCGGAGCGCTGGACGCGGAGGACGCGACCGACGGCGGGTACGacgggcaccgctgcacggcggtgcgcacCGCGTACGACCTGTACTCGGAGTTCGCTTCTGCGCTGGGCAACAACGCGCCGATCGCGGACCCGGAGATCGCGGGGCTGAAGGCGAGCGTtgtggagctgcgcgacgctGAGTTCCTGCACTACGGGACGAACCGGCAGCTGAtctcggcggtggcgacgctgcagggGCGCGagtcgccgacgccgccgtggtcgTGGGGCACGCCGCTCGACGGCGTGCTTGCGCctgagcgcggcggcgggggggaggagctggactttgctgctggcgacgcgatgccgctgcttgcGACGCCGTCGTCTGTGATTGTGCAGAACTCCGTGGTGCTTGCGCCGCTGGACGggtccgctgccgccgctgctgcggatgcgccggctggtgcgccgctgtcgcctgTGCGGCATCTGTGGGTGGAGAGCAGCTGGGTGGGCGCGCGGTGGGCGCTGCGGGACCAGCACATTCTGACGGGGGTCCCGCGCAACGACTGGGcgcttgcgctgccgcccggcgcgtgtgtgagcgtCGTGCCTGTGCTGCCCGCTGCGcttggcggctgcggtgacggtgctgtgccgcacgctgcgcggccGTACCACATGGACGACGCGTTCTGCGGCgacgtgcgcagcggctcgaCGATGTACATGGGTGTGCGCCTGCACGACTGGCTGTCGAGCCGCGGGTTCAGCGTAGCGGAGCTGTAccccgctgcgcgtgctgcggacggcggtgctgcgcagccgctggaCATGTACGAGGCTGCGCTGTTCCCGGTGTGCgcgacggagcagcagcttgGCGACTTCCTGTACGttgcgacgctgccgctggaggctgcgaccggcggctgcgctggcgtggacgctgcgcggcttgCCGCTGGGCAGGCTGTGTGgcggacgcagccgcgcgtgtctgcgatggacctgctgcggctgacGGACGTGCCTGCGATGCTGCGCAACAGCGAGTACTACGAGCGGCGCATGCTGACGCTGATGCTTGCGCTTGTGGCGGGTGAccccgcggcgccgcgtgcgcggtcgccggtgctgccgggCCCGATggttgcgctgctgcagcagcagttctTCCTGCTGGACCTGAACCGCGTGGCCCAGCGCGTCGTGGAGCtgggcgtgccgctgccgcggcacagCGGGCCGACGGAGTGGTGGGGCGGGGTGGACGCAGCTGGGAacgcggtggcgctgtcgcGCCAGGTGGCCCCGGCGGCGCCGTTTGCGAAGGGCGCGGCTGCGAGTGCGGGGAGCTGGGCGCAGGTGTTCTCGGACGAGGGCAGCccgagcggtggcggcaggggtgcgccgctgtgcaCCGCGCCTGGCCGCATCGTGGCGGCGCACTACCACGCGTTTGCGAGCCGCCTGATGGAGcttgcgctggaggcgatggaTGCCGCGGAGCCGCCGGTGTCTgcggcggagaaggcgcggcgcctcgcgctgctgcgtgcgtcgagcgcggaggaggcccgCTCGCTGGTGGCTCTGCacgatgccgccgcgctcgcggAGCTACGCGCGGCCATCATGGACTCCTTTCCCGATGAGCGCCACGACCCGGAGATGAGCGTGCACCTTGACCAAATCATCTGGGGCCGCTGCCCCATCCGCATCGACGTGGCGGGGGCATGGACGGATACGCCGCCATACGCGATcctgagcggcggcagcgtgatCAACGTTGCCGTGGAGCTGAACGGGCAGCCGCCGGTGCaggtgtacgtgcgtgtgcgcgaagACCCGATCATCATGATGCATTCGATCGACTCCGGCGAGCAGCTGAGCGTCTCGAGCTTCGACGAGATCCGCACGTACGCGACGATGCAGAACCCGTTCTCGATCCCGAAGGCTGCGCTTGCGCTGTGCGGGTTCTTGCCCGAGTTCTGCGCGACGGAGTACGCGACGCTGCGGGAGCAGTTGGCTGCACGGTTTGGCGGCCACGGGCTGGAGATCTCGCTGTTTGTGGCGATCCCGACGGGGTCCGGGCTGGGCACGAGCTCCATTGTTGCCGGCACCGTGCTGCGGTCGCTGGCGGAGTTCTGCAAGCTGCCGTGGGACAACCACGATgtgtgccgccgcgtgctgctgaTTGAGCAGATGCTGACTGCTGGTGGCGGGTGGCAGGATCAGTACGGCGGCCTGTTCGAGGGCCTGAAGCTTGTGCAGTGCGTGCCTGGGCTGCCGTGCCTGCCGACGGTGCGCTGGATGCCGGACAGCGTGTACACGGACCCAAGGTTCGCCGCGTGCCACCTGCTGTACTACACGGGCATCACTCGCATGGCAAAGGGCATTCTCGGCGAGATTGTGCGCGATGTCTTGCTGAACAAtggcgcgacgctgcagctgctgcgtgagATGGGTGGGCCCACCACTGCCGCGATGTACGACGCGATCACGACGGGCAACTACAAGGGCTACGCGCGGCTTGTGCACCGGACGTGGGAGCAGAAGAAGCGGCTGGACGACGGCGTGTGCAACCCTACCGTGCAGTCGATCGTGGACATTGTGGAGCCGTACGTGTGGGGTTTGACGCTgcccggcgctggcggtggcggctacATGTACATGTGCGCGAAGGACGAGGCGTGCGCTCGCCGGATCCGCGAGCTGCTGACGGCGAACCCGCCGAACGGCAATGCCCGCTTCGTGGAGATGAGCGTGTCGGCGTCCGGCCTCCAGATCAGCCGGTCTTAG
- a CDS encoding putative 60S ribosomal protein L21 yields MVHSYGYKSGTRHLFAKKFRKHGVPSVSTILTNIKVGDYVDVVADSAVREGMPHKYYHGRTGIVWNVTPRGVGVIINKPVRTRTLRKRICVRFEHVRKSRCQEAFKAKEHQFQAYLAAKKAGKALPPLQKSSRLGGIVRPKNVEVLARRVADYEAMVPY; encoded by the coding sequence ATGGTCCACTCGTACGGCTACAAGTCTGGCACCCGCCACCTCTTCGCCAAGAAGTTCCGCAAGCACGGCGTCCCGTCCGTGTCGACGATCCTGACGAACATCAAGGTCGGCGACTACGTCGATGTCGTCGCGGACTCCGCGGTGCGTGAGGGCATGCCGCACAAGTACTACCATGGCCGCACCGGTATTGTGTGGAACGTGACCCCCCGCGGCGTTGGTGTCATCATCAACAAGCCGgtccgcacgcgcaccctgCGCAAGCGCATCTGCGTCCGCTTCGAGCACGTCCGCAAGTCTCGCTGCCAGGAGGCATTCAAGGCGAAGGAGCACCAGTTCCAGGCCTACCTCGCCGCCAAGAAGGCCGGCAAGGCGCTGCCCCCGCTGCAGAAGAGCTCCCGCTTGGGCGGCATTGTACGCCCCAAGAACGTTGAGGTGCTCGCCCGCCGCGTGGCCGACTACGAGGCGATGGTGCCGTACTAA
- a CDS encoding putative fucose kinase, giving the protein MNVSFLFSLPCNLAEFKGAAKLLADAAALPLRECGAKGGVAVPGLFCGCDPEGRPLGSGGGTVHLLHACYVDEQRHAPASAKRSFLSWLRLADNDGRVIVHAGGLSRRLPAYAAMGKALLPLPPRRWHRGSQLSRTLLSTQVPMYREIVAMAPARLRTLIACGDVCVDARGALPSLAHFADSDVLCFGINADASLFQNHGVLFTARERPLDLDYMLQKPSLDEVRRRVAEGRHSVLLDVGMWMLSDRAVEVLTRKCLGGALDAEDATDGGYDGHRCTAVRTAYDLYSEFASALGNNAPIADPEIAGLKASVVELRDAEFLHYGTNRQLISAVATLQGRESPTPPWSWGTPLDGVLAPERGGGGEELDFAAGDAMPLLATPSSVIVQNSVVLAPLDGSAAAAAADAPAGAPLSPVRHLWVESSWVGARWALRDQHILTGVPRNDWALALPPGACVSVVPVLPAALGGCGDGAVPHAARPYHMDDAFCGDVRSGSTMYMGVRLHDWLSSRGFSVAELYPAARAADGGAAQPLDMYEAALFPVCATEQQLGDFLYVATLPLEAATGGCAGVDAARLAAGQAVWRTQPRVSAMDLLRLTDVPAMLRNSEYYERRMLTLMLALVAGDPAAPRARSPVLPGPMVALLQQQFFLLDLNRVAQRVVELGVPLPRHSGPTEWWGGVDAAGNAVALSRQVAPAAPFAKGAAASAGSWAQVFSDEGSPSGGGRGAPLCTAPGRIVAAHYHAFASRLMELALEAMDAAEPPVSAAEKARRLALLRASSAEEARSLVALHDAAALAELRAAIMDSFPDERHDPEMSVHLDQIIWGRCPIRIDVAGAWTDTPPYAILSGGSVINVAVELNGQPPVQVYVRVREDPIIMMHSIDSGEQLSVSSFDEIRTYATMQNPFSIPKAALALCGFLPEFCATEYATLREQLAARFGGHGLEISLFVAIPTGSGLGTSSIVAGTVLRSLAEFCKLPWDNHDVCRRVLLIEQMLTAGGGWQDQYGGLFEGLKLVQCVPGLPCLPTVRWMPDSVYTDPRFAACHLLYYTGITRMAKGILGEIVRDVLLNNGATLQLLREMGGPTTAAMYDAITTGNYKGYARLVHRTWEQKKRLDDGVCNPTVQSIVDIVEPYVWGLTLPGAGGGGYMYMCAKDEACARRIRELLTANPPNGNARFVEMSVSASGLQISRS; this is encoded by the coding sequence ATGAACGTGAGCTTTCTCTTCAGCCTCCCCTGCAACCTGGCGGAGTTCAAGGGagcggcgaagctgctggcGGACGCGGCTGCGCTCCCTTTGAGGGAGTGCGGTGCGAagggcggcgtggcggtgccTGGGCTGTTCTGTGGGTGTGACCCGGAGGGCAGGCCGCTGGGCTCCGGCGGTGGCAcggtgcacctgctgcacgcATGCTACGTGGacgagcagcgccacgcaccTGCGTCCGCGAAGAGGTCGTTCCTGTcgtggctgcggctggcGGACAACGATGGCCGCGTGATTGTGCACGCTGGCGGCCTGAGCCGCCGCCTGCCGGCGTACGCGGCGATGggcaaggcgctgctgccgctgccgccgcgccggtggCACCGTGGCAGCCAGCTGTCTCGCACGCTGCTCTCGACGCAGGTGCCGATGTACCGGGAGATagtggcgatggcgcctgcgcgcctgcgcacgctgATTGCGTGCGGCGACGTGTGCGTGGATGCGAGgggtgcgctgccgtcgctggcgcaCTTCGCGGACAGTGACGTGCTGTGCTTTGGCATTAACGCAGACGCGAGCCTCTTTCAGAACCACGGCGTGCTCTTCACTGCACGCGAGAGGCCACTCGACCTGGACTACATGTTGCAGAAGCCGTCGCTGGATGAGGTCCGCCGGCGCGTGGCGGAGGGCAGGCACTCGGTTCTTCTGGATGTGGGCATGTGGATGCTGAGCGAccgcgcggtggaggtgctgacTCGCAAGTGTCTGGGCGGAGCGCTGGACGCGGAGGACGCGACCGACGGCGGGTACGacgggcaccgctgcacggcggtgcgcacCGCGTACGACCTGTACTCGGAGTTCGCTTCTGCGCTGGGCAACAACGCGCCGATCGCGGACCCGGAGATCGCGGGGCTGAAGGCGAGCGTtgtggagctgcgcgacgctGAGTTCCTGCACTACGGGACGAACCGGCAGCTGAtctcggcggtggcgacgctgcagggGCGCGagtcgccgacgccgccgtggtcgTGGGGCACGCCGCTCGACGGCGTGCTTGCGCctgagcgcggcggcgggggggaggagctggactttgctgctggcgacgcgatgccgctgcttgcGACGCCGTCGTCTGTGATTGTGCAGAACTCCGTGGTGCTTGCGCCGCTGGACGggtccgctgccgccgctgctgcggatgcgccggctggtgcgccgctgtcgcctgTGCGGCATCTGTGGGTGGAGAGCAGCTGGGTGGGCGCGCGGTGGGCGCTGCGGGACCAGCACATTCTGACGGGGGTCCCGCGCAACGACTGGGcgcttgcgctgccgcccggcgcgtgtgtgagcgtCGTGCCTGTGCTGCCCGCTGCGcttggcggctgcggtgacggtgctgtgccgcacgctgcgcggccGTACCACATGGACGACGCGTTCTGCGGCgacgtgcgcagcggctcgaCGATGTACATGGGTGTGCGCCTGCACGACTGGCTGTCGAGCCGCGGGTTCAGCGTAGCGGAGCTGTAccccgctgcgcgtgctgcggacggcggtgctgcgcagccgctggaCATGTACGAGGCTGCGCTGTTCCCGGTGTGCgcgacggagcagcagcttgGCGACTTCCTGTACGttgcgacgctgccgctggaggctgcgaccggcggctgcgctggcgtggacgctgcgcggcttgCCGCTGGGCAGGCTGTGTGgcggacgcagccgcgcgtgtctgcgatggacctgctgcggctgacGGACGTGCCTGCGATGCTGCGCAACAGCGAGTACTACGAGCGGCGCATGCTGACGCTGATGCTTGCGCTTGTGGCGGGTGAccccgcggcgccgcgtgcgcggtcgccggtgctgccgggCCCGATggttgcgctgctgcagcagcagttctTCCTGCTGGACCTGAACCGCGTGGCCCAGCGCGTCGTGGAGCtgggcgtgccgctgccgcggcacagCGGGCCGACGGAGTGGTGGGGCGGGGTGGACGCAGCTGGGAacgcggtggcgctgtcgcGCCAGGTGGCCCCGGCGGCGCCGTTTGCGAAGGGCGCGGCTGCGAGTGCGGGGAGCTGGGCGCAGGTGTTCTCGGACGAGGGCAGCccgagcggtggcggcaggggtgcgccgctgtgcaCCGCGCCTGGCCGCATCGTGGCGGCGCACTACCACGCGTTTGCGAGCCGCCTGATGGAGcttgcgctggaggcgatggaTGCCGCGGAGCCGCCGGTGTCTgcggcggagaaggcgcggcgcctcgcgctgctgcgtgcgtcgagcgcggaggaggcccgCTCGCTGGTGGCTCTGCacgatgccgccgcgctcgcggAGCTACGCGCGGCCATCATGGACTCCTTTCCCGATGAGCGCCACGACCCGGAGATGAGCGTGCACCTTGACCAAATCATCTGGGGCCGCTGCCCCATCCGCATCGACGTGGCGGGGGCATGGACGGATACGCCGCCATACGCGATcctgagcggcggcagcgtgatCAACGTTGCCGTGGAGCTGAACGGGCAGCCGCCGGTGCaggtgtacgtgcgtgtgcgcgaagACCCGATCATCATGATGCATTCGATCGACTCCGGCGAGCAGCTGAGCGTCTCGAGCTTCGACGAGATCCGCACGTACGCGACGATGCAGAACCCGTTCTCGATCCCGAAGGCTGCGCTTGCGCTGTGCGGGTTCTTGCCCGAGTTCTGCGCGACGGAGTACGCGACGCTGCGGGAGCAGTTGGCTGCACGGTTTGGCGGCCACGGGCTGGAGATCTCGCTGTTTGTGGCGATCCCGACGGGGTCCGGGCTGGGCACGAGCTCCATTGTTGCCGGCACCGTGCTGCGGTCGCTGGCGGAGTTCTGCAAGCTGCCGTGGGACAACCACGATgtgtgccgccgcgtgctgctgaTTGAGCAGATGCTGACTGCTGGTGGCGGGTGGCAGGATCAGTACGGCGGCCTGTTCGAGGGCCTGAAGCTTGTGCAGTGCGTGCCTGGGCTGCCGTGCCTGCCGACGGTGCGCTGGATGCCGGACAGCGTGTACACGGACCCAAGGTTCGCCGCGTGCCACCTGCTGTACTACACGGGCATCACTCGCATGGCAAAGGGCATTCTCGGCGAGATTGTGCGCGATGTCTTGCTGAACAAtggcgcgacgctgcagctgctgcgtgagATGGGTGGGCCCACCACTGCCGCGATGTACGACGCGATCACGACGGGCAACTACAAGGGCTACGCGCGGCTTGTGCACCGGACGTGGGAGCAGAAGAAGCGGCTGGACGACGGCGTGTGCAACCCTACCGTGCAGTCGATCGTGGACATTGTGGAGCCGTACGTGTGGGGTTTGACGCTgcccggcgctggcggtggcggctacATGTACATGTGCGCGAAGGACGAGGCGTGCGCTCGCCGGATCCGCGAGCTGCTGACGGCGAACCCGCCGAACGGCAATGCCCGCTTCGTGGAGATGAGCGTGTCGGCGTCCGGCCTCCAGATCAGCCGGTCTTAG